A genomic window from Blastococcus saxobsidens DD2 includes:
- the argG gene encoding argininosuccinate synthase codes for MSKVLTSLPVGERVGIAFSGGLDTSVAVAWMRDKGAVPCTYTADIGQYDEPDIASVPGRATAYGAELARLVDCRAALIEEGLAALTCGAFHIRSGGRSYFNTTPLGRAVTGTLLVRAMLEDDVQIWGDGSTYKGNDIERFYRYGLLANPGLRIYKPWLDADFVTELGGRKEMSEWLVAHGLPYRDSAEKAYSTDANIWGATHEAKTLEHLDTGIETVEPIMGVRFWDPEVSIAPETVTIGFAQGRPVTIDGREFDSAVDLVNEANAIGGRHGLGMSDQIENRIIEAKSRGIYEAPGMALLHVAYERLVNAIHNEDTLATYHSEGRRLGRLMYEGRWLDPQALMLRESLQRWVGMAVTGEVTIRLRRGEDYSVLDTSGPSFSYHPDKLSMERTQDSAFGPVDRIGQLTMRNLDIADSRARLELYARIGMVGGSAGHAAIGAAQAASTGLIDASEQGGAEAIASRGTVSRHDELLDRAAMESGTD; via the coding sequence GTGTCCAAGGTGCTCACCTCCCTCCCGGTCGGCGAACGCGTCGGCATCGCGTTCTCCGGCGGTCTCGACACGTCGGTGGCGGTTGCGTGGATGCGCGACAAGGGGGCGGTTCCCTGCACGTACACCGCGGACATCGGGCAGTACGACGAACCCGACATCGCCTCGGTCCCCGGCCGGGCCACCGCCTACGGCGCCGAGCTCGCCCGCCTCGTGGACTGCCGGGCCGCACTCATCGAGGAGGGGCTCGCGGCGCTGACCTGCGGCGCGTTCCACATCCGGTCGGGTGGCCGCAGCTACTTCAACACCACGCCGCTCGGCCGAGCCGTCACCGGCACCCTGCTGGTGCGGGCCATGCTCGAGGACGACGTCCAGATCTGGGGCGACGGCTCCACCTACAAGGGCAACGACATCGAGCGGTTCTACCGGTACGGCCTGCTGGCCAACCCGGGACTGCGAATCTACAAGCCGTGGCTGGACGCCGACTTCGTCACCGAGCTGGGCGGCCGCAAGGAGATGTCCGAGTGGCTGGTCGCGCACGGCCTGCCCTACCGCGACAGCGCCGAGAAAGCGTACTCCACCGACGCCAACATCTGGGGCGCCACCCACGAGGCCAAGACGCTCGAGCACCTCGACACCGGCATCGAGACCGTGGAGCCCATCATGGGCGTGCGCTTCTGGGACCCGGAGGTATCGATCGCGCCGGAGACCGTGACGATCGGCTTCGCGCAGGGCCGCCCCGTGACCATCGACGGCCGCGAGTTCGACTCCGCCGTCGACCTGGTGAACGAGGCCAACGCCATCGGCGGCCGGCACGGCCTGGGCATGTCCGACCAGATCGAGAACCGGATCATCGAGGCCAAGAGCCGCGGCATCTACGAGGCGCCGGGCATGGCCCTGCTGCACGTGGCCTACGAGCGGCTGGTCAACGCCATCCACAACGAGGACACGCTGGCCACCTACCACAGCGAGGGACGGCGTCTCGGCCGGCTGATGTACGAAGGCCGCTGGCTGGACCCCCAGGCGCTCATGCTGCGGGAGTCGCTGCAGCGCTGGGTCGGCATGGCCGTCACCGGCGAGGTGACGATACGGCTGCGGCGCGGGGAGGACTACTCGGTTCTCGACACCTCCGGCCCCTCGTTCAGCTACCACCCGGACAAGCTGTCGATGGAGCGCACGCAGGACTCCGCGTTCGGCCCGGTGGACCGGATCGGCCAGCTCACCATGCGCAACCTCGACATCGCCGACTCCCGCGCCCGGCTCGAGCTGTACGCGCGGATCGGCATGGTCGGGGGCTCCGCCGGCCACGCGGCGATCGGCGCCGCGCAGGCGGCGTCCACCGGCCTCATCGACGCCTCCGAGCAGGGCGGCGCCGAGGCCATCGCCTCCCGTGGCACGGTCTCCAGGCACGACGAGCTGCTCGACCGCGCGGCGATGGAGTCCGGCACGGACTGA
- a CDS encoding ferrochelatase — MPRATVDITPEGQRPDEDPSLAVRNNGGAPPSTEPAPAGRREALLLLSFGGPEGHDDVMPFLENVTRGRGIPRERLEEVAEHYHHFGGVSPINDQNKALIAALEKELSAAGSDLPVYWGNRNWAPYVEDTWARMAEDGIEHVYVLATSAYASFSGCRQYHEDIARARVATASPARPGGPTAEKLPHYYDTPGFVQANADALAAALATLPAELRDGARLVATAHSIPDTMAAVAGPDGHAYEAELMAAAERVVAQVAPDRPFDLVWQSRSGPPSVPWLEPDVNDHLRVLAQAGETAVVLFPVGFVSDHLEVIWDLDNEAKQTAEEVGLAFARAATAGTHPAFVESMRGLLEERRAGGLPRLGTDCPASCCFVQSHRRSPADTAANGRPQLS; from the coding sequence GTGCCACGCGCAACCGTCGACATCACGCCCGAGGGACAGCGACCCGACGAGGACCCCTCGCTCGCCGTCCGCAACAACGGCGGTGCGCCGCCGTCCACCGAGCCGGCCCCGGCCGGGCGCCGTGAGGCGCTGCTGCTGCTGTCCTTCGGCGGTCCCGAGGGCCACGACGACGTCATGCCGTTCCTGGAGAACGTCACCCGCGGCCGTGGCATCCCCCGGGAGCGGCTGGAGGAGGTGGCCGAGCACTACCACCACTTCGGCGGGGTCAGCCCGATCAACGACCAGAACAAGGCGCTGATCGCGGCGCTCGAGAAGGAGCTCTCCGCCGCCGGCAGCGACCTGCCGGTGTACTGGGGGAACCGGAACTGGGCGCCCTACGTCGAGGACACCTGGGCGCGGATGGCCGAGGACGGCATCGAGCACGTGTACGTCCTGGCGACCTCGGCCTACGCCTCCTTCTCCGGCTGCCGGCAGTACCACGAGGACATCGCCCGGGCCCGGGTCGCGACGGCCTCCCCAGCCCGCCCAGGTGGCCCGACGGCGGAGAAGCTGCCGCACTACTACGACACGCCGGGCTTCGTGCAGGCCAACGCCGACGCGCTGGCCGCCGCCCTGGCCACGCTGCCCGCCGAGCTCCGCGACGGCGCCCGGCTGGTCGCGACGGCGCACAGCATCCCGGACACCATGGCCGCGGTCGCCGGACCGGACGGGCACGCCTACGAGGCGGAGCTGATGGCCGCCGCCGAACGGGTGGTGGCCCAGGTCGCTCCCGACCGGCCGTTCGACCTGGTGTGGCAGAGCCGCAGCGGGCCGCCGTCGGTGCCGTGGCTCGAGCCCGACGTCAACGACCACCTGCGCGTGCTCGCCCAGGCCGGCGAGACCGCGGTCGTCCTCTTTCCGGTGGGCTTCGTCAGCGATCATCTGGAGGTGATCTGGGACCTCGACAACGAGGCGAAGCAGACCGCCGAGGAGGTCGGCCTGGCCTTCGCCCGCGCCGCCACCGCGGGCACGCATCCGGCGTTCGTCGAGTCCATGCGGGGCCTGTTGGAGGAGCGCCGGGCCGGTGGCCTGCCCCGCCTGGGGACGGACTGCCCGGCGTCCTGCTGCTTCGTGCAATCACATCGTCGGTCTCCGGCCGACACCGCGGCCAACGGCCGTCCCCAGCTGAGCTGA
- the fabI gene encoding enoyl-ACP reductase FabI, producing MSGGILEGKKVLVTGVLTEASIAFATARLAQEQGATLVLSNFGRALSLCQRIAKRLPQETAVVELDVTNTEHLATLADRLREQGFDRLDGVVHSIGFAPQEAMGEGFPEVAWEHAATAFQVSAWSYASLTQACRPLLANPSSVVGLTFDASVAWPVYGWMGAAKAALESTSRYVARELGPDGVRSNIVAAGPLRSMAMKSIPGSKQFEEAWEGRAPLGWSVTDTEPAGKAVVALLSDWFPATTGEIVHVDGGFHAVGV from the coding sequence ATGAGCGGCGGCATTCTGGAGGGCAAGAAGGTCCTCGTGACGGGCGTGCTGACCGAGGCGTCGATCGCCTTCGCGACGGCACGGCTGGCCCAGGAGCAGGGCGCCACCCTCGTGCTCTCCAACTTCGGCCGCGCCCTCTCGCTGTGCCAGCGGATCGCCAAGCGGCTGCCGCAGGAGACCGCCGTCGTCGAGCTCGACGTCACGAACACCGAGCACCTGGCGACGCTGGCCGACCGGCTGCGCGAGCAGGGCTTCGACCGCCTCGACGGCGTCGTCCACTCCATCGGCTTCGCACCGCAGGAGGCCATGGGCGAGGGCTTCCCGGAGGTCGCCTGGGAGCACGCCGCGACGGCCTTCCAGGTGTCGGCGTGGTCGTACGCCTCGCTCACGCAGGCCTGCCGTCCGCTGCTGGCGAACCCGTCCTCGGTGGTCGGGCTGACCTTCGACGCCTCCGTGGCCTGGCCGGTCTACGGCTGGATGGGTGCGGCGAAGGCGGCGCTGGAGTCCACGTCCCGCTACGTGGCCCGCGAGCTCGGGCCGGACGGCGTGCGGTCCAACATCGTCGCCGCCGGCCCGCTGCGCAGCATGGCCATGAAGTCCATCCCCGGCAGCAAGCAGTTCGAGGAGGCCTGGGAGGGCCGCGCCCCGCTCGGCTGGTCGGTCACCGACACCGAGCCCGCCGGCAAGGCCGTCGTCGCCCTGCTCTCGGACTGGTTCCCGGCGACCACCGGAGAGATCGTGCACGTCGACGGGGGCTTCCACGCCGTAGGCGTGTGA
- the fabG gene encoding beta-ketoacyl-ACP reductase, with translation MGRSVLVTGGNRGIGLAIARAFQEQGDSVAVTHRGSGAPDGLFGVQCDVTSTDDVDRAFGEIEEHHGPVEVLVSNAGITRDGLLMRMRDEDFTDVVDANLTAAYRVAKRATAKMVRARSGRMIFVSSVVGLLGSAGQTNYAASKAGLVGLARSIARELGSRNITANVVAPGFVTTDMTAELPEARQKEILGQVPLGRYASAEEIAGVARFLASDAAGYITGAVVPVDGGLGMGH, from the coding sequence GTGGGTAGGTCGGTGCTGGTGACCGGCGGTAACCGGGGGATCGGCCTGGCCATCGCCCGGGCCTTCCAGGAACAGGGCGACTCCGTGGCGGTGACGCACCGCGGCAGCGGCGCACCCGACGGGCTGTTCGGCGTGCAGTGCGACGTCACCAGCACCGACGACGTCGACCGCGCGTTCGGCGAGATCGAGGAGCACCACGGCCCGGTCGAGGTGCTGGTCAGCAACGCCGGGATCACCCGCGACGGGCTCTTGATGCGGATGAGGGACGAGGACTTCACCGACGTCGTCGACGCCAACCTCACCGCCGCGTACCGGGTGGCGAAGCGTGCGACCGCGAAGATGGTGCGGGCCCGCTCCGGCCGGATGATCTTCGTGTCCTCGGTCGTCGGTCTGCTGGGCTCGGCCGGCCAGACGAACTACGCGGCGAGCAAGGCCGGGCTCGTCGGCCTGGCGCGGTCGATCGCGCGCGAGCTGGGCAGCCGGAACATCACCGCGAACGTGGTGGCGCCCGGGTTCGTGACCACGGACATGACCGCGGAGCTGCCGGAGGCCCGGCAGAAGGAGATCCTGGGGCAGGTGCCGCTGGGGCGGTACGCCTCGGCGGAGGAGATCGCCGGCGTCGCTCGCTTCCTGGCCAGCGACGCGGCCGGCTACATCACCGGGGCGGTCGTCCCGGTCGACGGCGGACTGGGGATGGGGCACTGA
- a CDS encoding diacylglycerol/lipid kinase family protein, translating to MRDTPALLLVVNRAAGTAQDDAVEAALTELRTGADVVVAATGSATELDDVLKSNDGRRIVALGGDGSVHAVVAALDRLGLLAPHEPIGIIACGTGNDLARSLGLPLDPVEGAAAVLAGTARRIDLLRDDAGGIVVNAVHAGVGAEAAAEAVRLKGRLGAAAYPLGAAIAGLSGSGWNLRVEIDGRIATSGEWAADGSCAVLMLGVCNGRTIGGGSALAPDAEPDDGLLDVVVSTATGPAARVAFGAALATGRHADRPDVLVARGREVRISGAAVAVDADGELGEMGGARTWRVEPAAWSVLVPG from the coding sequence GTGCGCGACACCCCCGCTCTGCTGCTGGTCGTGAACCGCGCGGCGGGCACGGCGCAGGACGACGCGGTCGAGGCGGCGCTGACCGAGCTGCGCACGGGCGCCGACGTGGTCGTGGCCGCGACCGGGAGCGCCACCGAGCTCGACGACGTCCTGAAGAGCAACGACGGCCGCCGGATCGTCGCCCTGGGCGGCGACGGGTCGGTGCACGCCGTGGTGGCGGCCCTGGACCGCCTGGGCCTGCTGGCCCCGCACGAGCCGATCGGGATCATCGCCTGCGGCACCGGCAACGACCTGGCCCGCTCCCTCGGGTTGCCGCTGGATCCGGTGGAGGGCGCCGCGGCGGTCCTCGCGGGAACCGCGCGCCGGATCGACCTGCTCCGCGACGACGCCGGCGGCATCGTCGTCAACGCCGTCCACGCCGGCGTCGGGGCCGAGGCCGCCGCCGAGGCGGTCCGCCTGAAGGGGCGGTTGGGTGCGGCGGCGTATCCCCTCGGTGCCGCGATCGCCGGGCTGTCGGGTTCGGGCTGGAACCTCCGCGTGGAGATCGACGGTCGCATCGCGACCTCGGGGGAGTGGGCGGCCGACGGCAGCTGCGCCGTCCTCATGCTCGGCGTCTGCAACGGCCGCACCATCGGCGGTGGGTCGGCGCTGGCTCCGGACGCCGAGCCCGACGACGGACTGCTCGACGTCGTCGTCAGCACCGCGACCGGGCCGGCGGCCCGGGTCGCGTTCGGGGCGGCGCTGGCGACCGGCCGGCACGCCGACCGGCCCGACGTCCTGGTGGCGCGGGGCCGGGAGGTCCGGATCTCGGGCGCCGCGGTCGCCGTCGACGCGGACGGAGAGCTGGGCGAGATGGGGGGCGCGCGCACGTGGCGGGTCGAGCCCGCCGCCTGGTCGGTGCTCGTTCCCGGGTAG
- a CDS encoding asparaginase, with protein sequence MGRVHLLATGGTIASRQGPGGLAAATPAAELFAAAGPLPGLTVTTSDLGTVGSFAFTTTDLRELVAEARRCLAEGVDGVVVTQGTDTMEETAFFTDLVHDDPRPIVFTGAQRPFDAPAPDGPANLADALRVAASPSARGLGALLCFDGVAFAARGVRKIDTLRSGAFGAPGRGPVLRLAGDSVLPLTRPVRPAALPLDLAADLPRVDVIACYLGADAGLLRAAVACGAAGLVLEAFGAGNVPPAISETVEQLVSDGVPVLVCSRVPSGPVVPLYAAGGARLARGGAVFAADLSPWQGRLLLAAALAVAPEDPRRALTQQLAL encoded by the coding sequence GTGGGACGGGTCCACCTGCTGGCCACGGGAGGAACCATCGCCAGCCGGCAGGGGCCGGGCGGCCTCGCGGCTGCCACGCCCGCCGCAGAGCTGTTCGCCGCAGCCGGACCGCTTCCCGGACTCACCGTGACGACGAGCGACCTGGGCACCGTCGGCAGCTTCGCGTTCACGACGACGGACCTGCGGGAACTGGTGGCCGAGGCCCGCCGGTGTCTGGCCGAGGGGGTGGACGGCGTCGTCGTCACGCAGGGCACGGACACCATGGAGGAGACCGCGTTCTTCACCGACCTCGTGCACGACGATCCGCGCCCGATCGTCTTCACCGGGGCGCAGCGCCCGTTCGACGCCCCGGCCCCGGACGGTCCGGCCAACCTCGCCGATGCGCTGCGCGTCGCCGCCTCCCCGTCCGCCCGTGGTCTCGGCGCCCTGCTCTGCTTCGACGGCGTCGCCTTCGCCGCCCGCGGGGTGCGCAAGATCGACACCCTCCGCAGCGGAGCCTTCGGAGCGCCCGGGCGAGGGCCGGTGCTCCGGCTGGCCGGCGACTCGGTGCTGCCGCTGACCCGGCCGGTGCGCCCGGCCGCCCTGCCCCTCGACCTGGCCGCCGACCTGCCCCGCGTCGACGTCATCGCCTGTTACCTGGGGGCGGACGCCGGCCTCCTGCGCGCCGCGGTGGCCTGCGGCGCCGCCGGTCTGGTGCTCGAGGCGTTCGGCGCCGGCAACGTCCCCCCGGCGATCTCCGAGACGGTGGAGCAGCTCGTCTCCGACGGCGTCCCGGTGCTCGTCTGCTCGCGGGTGCCGTCGGGTCCGGTCGTCCCCCTCTACGCCGCAGGGGGTGCCCGTCTGGCGCGGGGCGGAGCCGTCTTCGCCGCCGACCTCAGCCCGTGGCAGGGCCGGCTGCTCCTGGCTGCGGCCCTCGCCGTCGCGCCGGAGGATCCGCGGCGCGCGCTGACCCAGCAACTCGCTCTCTGA
- a CDS encoding polysaccharide deacetylase family protein, translating into MSKEILVAFGVDIDAVGGWLGSYGGEDSPDDISRGVFAGEVGVPRLLELFQRNGLTQTFFWPGHSIETFPVQFDACVAAGHEIGVHGYSHENPIAMSREQEQAVLDRCIEIIGTRTGRRPTGYVAPWWEFSGVTNELLLERGITYDHSLMHRDFEPYYVRVGDSWTKIDYAQPADSWMKPLVRGDETDLVEIPANWYLDDLPPMMFIKSSPNSHGFVNPRDIEQMWRDQFDWVHRELDYAAFTMTIHPDVSGRPQVLLMLERLIEHINGHDGVRWATFDEIADDFLSRFPRPARR; encoded by the coding sequence ATGAGCAAGGAGATCCTCGTGGCCTTCGGCGTCGACATCGACGCGGTCGGCGGCTGGCTCGGTTCGTACGGCGGGGAGGATTCCCCGGACGACATCTCCCGAGGCGTGTTCGCCGGCGAGGTCGGCGTTCCCCGACTCCTCGAGCTGTTCCAGCGCAACGGCCTGACCCAGACGTTCTTCTGGCCGGGGCACTCGATCGAGACGTTCCCGGTGCAGTTCGACGCCTGCGTCGCGGCGGGCCACGAGATCGGCGTGCACGGCTACAGCCACGAGAACCCGATCGCGATGAGCCGGGAGCAGGAGCAGGCCGTGCTCGACCGCTGCATCGAGATCATCGGGACGAGGACCGGGCGGCGCCCCACCGGCTACGTCGCCCCCTGGTGGGAGTTCAGCGGCGTCACGAACGAACTGCTGCTCGAGCGCGGCATCACGTACGACCACTCGCTCATGCACCGGGACTTCGAGCCGTACTACGTCCGGGTGGGCGACTCGTGGACGAAGATAGACTACGCGCAGCCTGCGGACAGCTGGATGAAGCCGCTGGTCCGCGGGGACGAGACCGACCTGGTCGAGATCCCGGCCAACTGGTACCTCGACGACCTGCCGCCGATGATGTTCATCAAGTCCAGCCCGAACAGCCACGGCTTCGTCAACCCGCGGGACATCGAGCAGATGTGGCGCGACCAGTTCGACTGGGTGCACCGCGAGCTGGACTACGCGGCCTTCACGATGACCATCCATCCCGACGTCTCCGGACGCCCGCAGGTGCTGCTGATGCTCGAGCGGCTGATCGAGCACATCAACGGGCACGACGGCGTCCGCTGGGCCACGTTCGACGAGATCGCCGACGACTTCCTCAGCCGCTTCCCCCGCCCCGCGAGGCGGTGA
- a CDS encoding PGPGW domain-containing protein yields the protein MKTAVVAVLGGLLTLAGIALLVLPGPGFVLVAAGLAVLATRFSWARKPLDYAKDKAEQGIEEVGRSPWRAAGAVLAALVLVALGILALIGVELPFVNAFSAVVLIISGLFLVGTVVFARRLEHQEEERAHRPAGAPLDGGGAYRAARPATD from the coding sequence GTGAAGACCGCTGTCGTCGCCGTCCTGGGCGGCCTGCTGACCCTCGCCGGAATCGCCCTACTCGTCCTGCCCGGACCTGGCTTCGTGCTCGTGGCGGCGGGTCTCGCCGTGCTGGCCACCCGCTTCTCCTGGGCCAGGAAGCCGCTGGACTACGCCAAGGACAAGGCCGAGCAGGGCATCGAGGAGGTCGGCAGGAGCCCCTGGCGGGCAGCCGGCGCCGTTCTCGCCGCCCTCGTGCTCGTCGCGCTGGGCATTCTCGCCCTGATCGGCGTGGAGCTGCCGTTCGTCAACGCGTTCAGCGCCGTCGTGCTGATCATCTCCGGCCTGTTCCTCGTCGGCACGGTGGTCTTCGCGCGCCGGCTGGAGCACCAGGAAGAGGAGCGGGCGCACCGCCCCGCCGGGGCACCCCTCGACGGTGGCGGCGCCTACCGCGCCGCCCGGCCCGCCACCGACTGA
- a CDS encoding 3-deoxy-7-phosphoheptulonate synthase — MQRRRRPPIPADEILDVATRIADQLLAVQTQVNGQIDATLARLLPEVQQRLGVEPANDVDLSDLVNARITGLSVVVTPAAVATVVRLPAASAATTRAGRRAVTAIVEGSDDRLVVIAGPCSIHDPVAALEYAQFIARMRERHGDDLEILMRTYTEKPRTEVDWKGFAYDPFLDGSSRISVGLVATRMLMCRITALGVPVAAEPLNALTPQYVNGLVTYNGVGARNVTDQTARERVSGFSSVIGFKNSPEGSIETAIQAVRTARAPHEFLGVDHHGVSAQLSTTGNDTAHVILRGTKDGPNYAAAHIADTKRQLSERGLPEVIVVDASHGNSQKNHLRQIDVVQDLAGQVAAGERAIRGVMVESNLVAGRQDLDRRDPGSLHYGRSVTDACVDLPTTERMLAELAEASRIRRRAGTRSPASR, encoded by the coding sequence GTGCAACGACGGAGGAGGCCCCCCATTCCGGCTGACGAGATCCTGGATGTCGCGACGCGGATCGCCGATCAGCTGCTGGCCGTCCAGACGCAGGTCAACGGGCAGATCGATGCCACGCTGGCCCGGCTGCTGCCCGAGGTCCAGCAGCGACTGGGCGTCGAGCCGGCGAACGACGTCGACCTGTCCGACCTGGTCAACGCCCGGATCACCGGCCTGAGCGTCGTCGTCACGCCGGCCGCGGTCGCGACCGTCGTCCGGCTGCCGGCCGCCTCCGCCGCCACCACCCGGGCCGGGCGCCGCGCGGTGACCGCCATCGTCGAGGGCTCCGACGACCGGCTGGTCGTCATCGCCGGGCCCTGCTCCATCCACGACCCGGTCGCCGCGCTCGAGTACGCCCAATTCATCGCCCGCATGCGGGAGCGGCACGGCGATGACCTGGAGATCCTGATGCGGACCTACACCGAGAAGCCGCGGACGGAGGTCGACTGGAAGGGCTTTGCCTACGACCCGTTCCTGGACGGTTCCAGCCGCATCAGCGTCGGGCTGGTGGCGACGCGGATGCTCATGTGCCGCATCACCGCCCTGGGCGTACCCGTGGCGGCCGAGCCGCTGAACGCGCTGACGCCGCAGTACGTCAACGGGCTGGTCACCTACAACGGCGTCGGCGCGCGCAACGTCACCGACCAGACCGCCCGGGAACGGGTGTCCGGCTTCTCCTCGGTCATCGGCTTCAAGAACTCGCCCGAGGGCAGCATCGAGACGGCGATCCAGGCGGTCCGGACGGCCCGGGCGCCGCACGAGTTCCTGGGCGTCGACCACCACGGGGTCAGCGCCCAGCTGTCGACGACCGGCAACGACACGGCCCACGTGATCCTGCGTGGCACCAAGGACGGCCCCAACTACGCCGCGGCCCACATCGCCGACACCAAGCGGCAGCTGTCGGAGCGGGGTCTGCCGGAGGTGATCGTGGTCGACGCCTCCCACGGCAACAGCCAGAAGAACCACCTGCGCCAGATCGACGTCGTGCAGGACCTGGCCGGGCAGGTGGCGGCCGGCGAGCGGGCGATCCGTGGCGTGATGGTGGAGAGCAACCTGGTGGCGGGACGGCAGGACCTGGACCGCCGGGACCCCGGGTCGCTGCACTACGGCAGGAGCGTCACCGACGCCTGTGTCGATCTCCCGACGACCGAGCGGATGCTGGCCGAGCTGGCCGAGGCCAGCCGGATCCGGCGCCGCGCCGGAACGAGGTCTCCGGCGTCCCGGTGA
- a CDS encoding zinc-ribbon domain-containing protein, with amino-acid sequence MFFLFGFGTRQKDLGPGEVRTCPRCGNTSRWTRIRQFRQFSVFFVPVLRWKRRQLEVCGICGTAVPVGG; translated from the coding sequence GTGTTCTTCCTCTTCGGCTTCGGGACCAGACAGAAGGATCTCGGCCCCGGCGAGGTCCGCACCTGCCCGCGCTGCGGCAACACCTCGCGGTGGACGCGGATCCGGCAGTTCCGGCAGTTCTCGGTGTTCTTCGTGCCGGTGCTGCGGTGGAAGCGACGGCAGCTGGAGGTCTGCGGGATCTGCGGCACCGCGGTCCCGGTCGGCGGCTGA
- a CDS encoding ATPase: MTPQLLRWLAALPHRAIACSGGIDSLTLATAAHRAGPGTTLVVHSVTPAVPAAATARVLEAAAAEEWDLCIVRSREFEDGRYLSNPLDRCFVCKSHLYDAMSDLVEAVGGTHTLLSGANVDDLGEYRPGLRAAAEHGVRHPYVEIGAGKADVRAMARDLGLEHADLPASPCLASRLYTGTAVTAVRLHAVEVGEAVLTARTGAAVVRCRLREDDVRIEVGDGDRARITPDVVSAVLAAMRAVDPGIRSAALDREPYRPGRAFTLTPVRP, translated from the coding sequence ATGACGCCGCAGCTGCTGCGCTGGCTGGCCGCACTGCCGCATCGGGCGATCGCCTGCAGCGGCGGGATCGACAGCCTGACCCTCGCCACGGCTGCGCACCGCGCCGGACCGGGCACGACGCTGGTCGTGCACAGCGTCACGCCGGCGGTGCCCGCCGCGGCCACCGCGCGGGTGCTGGAGGCGGCCGCAGCGGAGGAGTGGGACCTGTGCATCGTGCGGTCCCGGGAGTTCGAGGACGGGCGGTACCTCAGCAATCCGCTCGACCGGTGCTTCGTCTGCAAGTCCCACCTCTACGACGCCATGTCCGACCTCGTCGAGGCGGTGGGCGGAACGCACACGCTGCTCAGCGGGGCGAACGTCGACGACCTCGGCGAGTACCGGCCCGGACTGCGCGCCGCGGCCGAGCACGGGGTGCGGCACCCCTACGTCGAGATCGGGGCGGGCAAGGCCGACGTCCGGGCGATGGCCCGCGACCTGGGGCTGGAGCACGCCGACCTCCCGGCGTCCCCCTGCCTGGCCAGCCGGCTCTACACCGGCACGGCGGTGACCGCGGTCCGGCTGCACGCCGTCGAGGTGGGGGAGGCCGTGCTGACCGCGCGGACCGGTGCGGCGGTCGTGCGCTGCCGCCTCCGGGAGGACGACGTGCGGATCGAGGTCGGGGACGGCGACCGCGCCCGGATCACCCCGGACGTCGTCTCCGCGGTGCTGGCCGCCATGCGCGCCGTCGACCCGGGCATCCGCTCCGCGGCGCTCGACCGGGAGCCCTACCGGCCCGGCCGCGCGTTCACCCTGACGCCGGTCCGGCCCTGA
- a CDS encoding LLM class flavin-dependent oxidoreductase, translating to MTPTLAALVLPDRHPVSSFLADVQEAERAGVRAVWTYDHLTWPLLADGPWYGAVPLLAAAAMCTETVRLGTQVASPNFRHPVPFAKELVTLDQLTGGRLEVGVGAGTEGPDALVLGEEPLSRAERAERFAEWLGLLDQLLREPVTTVQGPRYTAVDAHQLPGCVQQPRLPFTVAATGPRALRLAARYGQGWVTYGPYGPSVAPKEWFAAVADQSRRLTDALSAEGRAADAVRRSAQFGLEMHWPFESRERYADTLGRLTEAGIDEVSVHWPRPDGRGVPAAALSTVVDAHGSAGRRPERGGGDQRQPLGRVLR from the coding sequence ATGACGCCGACCCTGGCCGCTCTGGTGCTGCCCGACCGGCATCCGGTGTCGAGCTTCCTCGCCGACGTCCAGGAGGCAGAGCGGGCCGGCGTCCGGGCGGTCTGGACCTACGACCACCTCACCTGGCCACTGCTCGCCGACGGCCCCTGGTACGGCGCCGTCCCGCTGCTGGCAGCCGCGGCGATGTGCACGGAGACGGTGCGGCTGGGCACGCAGGTCGCCTCCCCGAACTTCCGGCACCCCGTGCCGTTCGCCAAGGAGCTGGTGACCCTCGACCAGCTCACCGGCGGGCGACTGGAGGTCGGCGTCGGCGCCGGTACGGAGGGCCCGGACGCGCTCGTCCTGGGCGAGGAGCCGTTGTCCCGTGCGGAGCGGGCCGAGCGCTTCGCCGAGTGGCTCGGGCTCCTCGACCAGCTGCTGCGCGAACCGGTGACGACGGTGCAGGGACCGCGGTACACCGCGGTCGACGCCCACCAGCTCCCCGGCTGCGTGCAGCAGCCACGGCTGCCGTTCACCGTCGCCGCCACCGGGCCGCGCGCGCTCCGGCTGGCCGCCCGGTACGGGCAGGGCTGGGTGACCTACGGGCCCTACGGCCCGTCGGTGGCGCCGAAGGAGTGGTTCGCCGCCGTCGCCGACCAGTCGCGGCGGCTGACCGACGCGCTGTCAGCCGAGGGGCGTGCCGCCGACGCAGTCCGGCGCAGCGCGCAGTTCGGCCTGGAGATGCACTGGCCGTTCGAGAGCCGGGAGCGGTACGCGGACACGCTGGGCCGGCTGACCGAGGCCGGGATCGACGAGGTCAGCGTGCACTGGCCGCGGCCCGACGGCCGCGGCGTCCCGGCCGCGGCGCTGTCGACGGTGGTGGACGCGCACGGCTCGGCAGGCCGACGACCGGAGCGCGGGGGCGGAGACCAGCGGCAACCGCTCGGCCGGGTGCTGCGATGA